The Ruminococcaceae bacterium BL-4 region GGTTACTCGATTAAAACAATTGGTTATCTGCTTCTAGCGATTCCGGCTGGCGGGAAGACTTTGTATCTGATTAGTCAGTTGGTTCTGCTGATTGCTTCCATGAGCATGGGCAGCAGCTTGTATGCTTTGGCCGGTAAGCTGTATGGGAAAACAGATACGCGGCGTGACAGTGGATTCAGTATCATGTACATTATGAATAACGTCGGAGCTATAGCACCAATGATTACTGGCGCGCTGGCAATGCTCTTTAACTACAATGTAGGCTTTTTGTTTGCAGGAATCCTTCAGGGCGTTGGCCTTGTAATTTACATTTTGACCTCCAACAAATTATTTGGAGATGTTGGTACAAAACCGGATGACCCTGCTCCCGCCGACAAAAAGAAAAAGCTTCTGCTTCAATTTTTCATTACTTTGGTTGTCCTTTTCGGAACCATTATCGTTCTGTTTGCAACAGGTGCTGTTTCCGTAAAGGTATTCTGCAATGTAGTAAGCACAGTCAGCATCTTTATTCCGTTGGCTTATATCGCCATTATTATGACCAGTAAGAAAACAACACGTGTTGAGGCCAAAAGACTGTGGCCGTTTCTGTGGTTGTTTGCCTGTAATTGCTTCAATATGATGGTTTGGTTTCAGTCGACCAGTATCTTGGCAATCTACGCAGACCAGAGGGTTAATCTTCAGCTTGGTCCATGGACGATGACACCAGCTTCATTCCAGACAGTTCCTGCAGTTCTCGCCGTCATTTTCGGCAGTGTTGTGAGCTGGCTGTGGACCAAGCTGGGCAGCCGTCAACCGTCTACAACACTGAAATTTGGAGTCGGTACTGTTTTTTATGGGGCGAGCGCTTTGTTTATGGTGATTCCTTATACACTTTTCCCCGCAAATGTGAAAGTAAGCCCGCTTTGGCTGATTATGTTCTATGTACTCAATATCTGGGGCGAAGCGATGACATCACCGGTCGGTTTTTCGACTGCTACCCTTTTAGCTCCTACTGCTTTTACCGCACAGATGGTAACGGTTTGGAAACTGGGTCAATCTACAGGAGCTGGGTTGAGTTCCCTCGCTGTAAACTTTTATACGCCAGGGCATGAGGCACAGTATTTTGCTATTATCGGAGGAGTTACAGCTCTGCTGGGAATTTCGCTGTGGATCTTCCATAAGAAAATGCAGAAAATTATTGAAACAAAAGAAGAGCCAACTGATAACGTTCAGGCTGGATGAGACTTTTGAAAAGCTAAAAGCTTAATAAAAATATAAGGATAAAAACTATTTACATTTAATTTCGTAAGGAGGTTTTATCATGATTATTCAGGCTAAACATTTGGTTATTGGCGATGGAAAAACTTCGCTTCAGGATGCGGCAATTAAGATTCAAGACGGAAAAATCTGTGATCTGGGTCCCGCATCCCAGCTGAAAGAGCAAAATCCCGAAGAGAAAGTGATTGATTATGGTGAAGCGACCATTTTGCCGGGCTTGTTCGACATGCATGAGCATATGGGATACTATTTCAGTCAGCCAAATCAACAGGAATATGATGATTTTCTCATTGCCTATTATGCCCAAAAACAGGCATCGGAGGCGCTGGCAAAAGGAGTTACCACGGTTCGTGATCTTGGTGCCGCTCCCCATGGCCTTTTAAAACGTCTGCGCATGGCATCGCAGCTTGGATATCTGAAAGCTCCCCGCATTATTCATGCGGACTCCGGAATCTGCATGACTGGAGGACATGGCCATGAAGACGGCGAGGAAGAAGTGGACGGTCCTTGGCATCTCCGTTCTGTGATTCGGCGGCAGCTGCGTGATGGAGCTGATTGGATTAAGATCCTTACCAGCAACCGCACAGATGTGCCTGAATTTACGCAGGAAGAACTGGATGCCGCTGTTGACGAATGTCATCGCCGCAATGTGAAAATTGCGGTTCACGCGGGGACTCCTATTGCTATTCAGATGTGCATTGATGCCGGATTCGATACCATTGAACATGGGACTTTTATGACGCTGGCTCAGGCAGAACAGATGGTAAAAAACGGCCAGGCTTGGACACCAACCATCACAGCTTATACTTATCTCTATGAGTTCTGCCAGCGTCAGCTGAAAGAAAACAAATCAGATTCCGATAATCCGATCGCTGCACGCGCGATGCATGATATCGCTTATTTCAAACCAGCAGCCTTTGCTTACCGGGATAATTTCAAAAAGTTTTATGATACAGGCATTACCGTTCTTGCCGGCACCGACATGGTTTTGTATGGTGCTCCTGCGCTGCCGATTGACCTCGAACTTGGCTATATGGTTCAGTATGGAATCACGCCTCTTCAGGCAATCCAGACAGCAACGGTCAATCCTGCGCGGGTTTTGGGACTGAGTAATGTTACTGGAAAGCTTGAAAAAGGGCTTGAAGCCGATGTCCTTGTTGTCAAAGGGGATGCATCTGTGGACATTACCGCTCTGAGCCATGTTTTAAGTGTTTACCTTGGAGGAGAAAAGGTTGTTGAGAACCCCAGCATAGACAGCTAAAGCTGCAAAGCAGATATCAATATACATAATAGATGAAAGGAAGCTGGAATTATGGTCGAAAAGCTGCTTGCGTACATGGAAAAGAATGGGCTGGACGGATTTTTCTTTGCAAAAAGGGAAAATGTTCGCTATATTAGTGAGTTTACAGGAGCGGATTCCTACTTGTTTATCACAAAAGAAAAACAATATTTTTTGACCGACCTGCGCTATACCGAACAAGCCAGCATAGAATGTCCTAATTTTGAAATTTATGTTTGGCGTAAGCCAGGCAAGTCACTAGGCGACGCAGTGGAGTTTTTAAGTGAAAAGCATGGGCTGAAACACA contains the following coding sequences:
- the dtpT gene encoding Di-/tripeptide transporter; the encoded protein is MERQSRALTTPDFAHDKRFLGHPKGMFTTSFMALSEAFGNYGMTAILIYYLYTSVSQGGLGFSQNEAAQLLNVYNSLACMAGIIGGFVADRFLGIRRSMLVGYSIKTIGYLLLAIPAGGKTLYLISQLVLLIASMSMGSSLYALAGKLYGKTDTRRDSGFSIMYIMNNVGAIAPMITGALAMLFNYNVGFLFAGILQGVGLVIYILTSNKLFGDVGTKPDDPAPADKKKKLLLQFFITLVVLFGTIIVLFATGAVSVKVFCNVVSTVSIFIPLAYIAIIMTSKKTTRVEAKRLWPFLWLFACNCFNMMVWFQSTSILAIYADQRVNLQLGPWTMTPASFQTVPAVLAVIFGSVVSWLWTKLGSRQPSTTLKFGVGTVFYGASALFMVIPYTLFPANVKVSPLWLIMFYVLNIWGEAMTSPVGFSTATLLAPTAFTAQMVTVWKLGQSTGAGLSSLAVNFYTPGHEAQYFAIIGGVTALLGISLWIFHKKMQKIIETKEEPTDNVQAG
- the hutI gene encoding Imidazolonepropionase; the protein is MIIQAKHLVIGDGKTSLQDAAIKIQDGKICDLGPASQLKEQNPEEKVIDYGEATILPGLFDMHEHMGYYFSQPNQQEYDDFLIAYYAQKQASEALAKGVTTVRDLGAAPHGLLKRLRMASQLGYLKAPRIIHADSGICMTGGHGHEDGEEEVDGPWHLRSVIRRQLRDGADWIKILTSNRTDVPEFTQEELDAAVDECHRRNVKIAVHAGTPIAIQMCIDAGFDTIEHGTFMTLAQAEQMVKNGQAWTPTITAYTYLYEFCQRQLKENKSDSDNPIAARAMHDIAYFKPAAFAYRDNFKKFYDTGITVLAGTDMVLYGAPALPIDLELGYMVQYGITPLQAIQTATVNPARVLGLSNVTGKLEKGLEADVLVVKGDASVDITALSHVLSVYLGGEKVVENPSIDS